A window of the Bacillus andreraoultii genome harbors these coding sequences:
- a CDS encoding DeoR/GlpR family DNA-binding transcription regulator: protein MLTEERHAYIIKQLKENGVIKSQEIVRRLNCSESTIRRDLILLEKAGYLKRIHGGAKQSYNLDKEQSILEKSVKNVQEKTVIGKYAASLVHKNDFIYIDAGTTTYEMIPFLQKDVTVATNGVQHASLLADYQIQSFLIGGMIKHTTKAIVGATSVNELKKYRFNKAFIGINGIDNEYGYTTPDPEEATMKQLAIEQSAKAFILADHTKWGKVNFAKVCDIDEVTLVTDKLTKSQNRKELENATILEAMSS, encoded by the coding sequence ATGTTAACTGAGGAAAGACATGCGTATATAATAAAGCAGTTAAAAGAAAACGGTGTTATAAAATCACAAGAGATAGTCCGTCGTTTAAACTGTTCAGAATCAACCATTAGAAGGGATCTTATACTTCTTGAGAAGGCAGGATACTTAAAACGAATACACGGTGGGGCTAAACAGTCCTATAATTTAGACAAGGAACAATCCATACTTGAAAAATCAGTCAAAAACGTTCAAGAAAAGACGGTTATTGGCAAATATGCTGCATCGCTAGTTCATAAAAATGATTTTATATATATTGATGCTGGTACAACTACGTACGAGATGATTCCTTTTTTGCAAAAAGATGTTACCGTTGCCACGAACGGTGTACAACATGCTTCTTTACTTGCTGATTATCAAATTCAATCATTCCTAATTGGTGGAATGATTAAACATACAACAAAGGCAATCGTTGGGGCAACAAGTGTTAACGAATTAAAAAAATATCGTTTCAATAAAGCGTTTATAGGAATAAACGGAATTGACAACGAGTACGGTTACACGACACCAGACCCAGAAGAAGCAACAATGAAACAATTAGCAATTGAACAGTCAGCAAAGGCATTTATATTAGCAGATCACACGAAATGGGGGAAAGTAAATTTTGCAAAAGTATGCGATATAGATGAGGTTACACTAGTTACAGATAAATTAACAAAAAGTCAAAATAGGAAAGAACTAGAAAACGCGACAATACTGGAGGCGATGTCATCATGA
- a CDS encoding carboxylesterase/lipase family protein, with translation MIIETTYGKVKGQKENDVYVWKGIPYAQSPIGPLRFRAPKPPEEWSDIKDCTEFGPIAYQPSLEIMNFLGTNPTNMSEDCLYLNIWSPSIDHKKRPVLVWINGGAFITGSGSSLIYDGSAFAKNGDVVVVTFNYRLGILGFLHLAELGGEEYSVSGNCGILDQIAALQWVKDNIGAFGGDPDQVTIFGESAGAMSVGTLLATPKAKGLFAKAILQSGAANHVIDLNQATKNAEFLLNILNMNKNEIKKLEELPAEQLIEASNKLPMMSLIPVIDGVVLPKHPKELLKEGSASNIPILIGTNKDEYRLFTFFDPIWKKNDPIEIEKIFQRTFRNRWSAIAEQFTTDERELNQILYDQLMTMITFTSPAYQLAELQVKNNAPVWMYRFDWESRAFAGQLKSCHALEIPFVWNTINKPGIENFTGISPDRNELASKMHHAWIAFARSGNPNTTDLPDWSSYDLDNRTTMIFDTMCKVTCDPDRDARIKWENIINS, from the coding sequence ATGATTATTGAAACTACATACGGAAAGGTGAAAGGACAAAAAGAAAATGATGTTTATGTTTGGAAAGGTATTCCTTATGCTCAATCTCCTATTGGTCCACTCCGCTTTCGTGCACCAAAACCACCAGAAGAATGGAGCGATATAAAAGATTGTACAGAATTCGGACCAATCGCCTACCAACCAAGTCTTGAAATTATGAACTTCCTTGGAACAAATCCGACAAATATGAGTGAAGATTGCCTCTACTTAAACATTTGGTCACCTAGCATTGATCATAAGAAGAGACCGGTTCTCGTATGGATTAATGGTGGGGCTTTCATTACTGGTTCAGGTTCAAGTCTAATCTATGATGGTTCAGCTTTTGCAAAAAATGGTGACGTTGTGGTCGTTACGTTCAATTATCGTTTAGGAATTCTTGGTTTCTTACATTTAGCAGAACTAGGAGGCGAAGAATATTCAGTATCGGGTAATTGTGGAATTCTTGACCAGATTGCTGCTTTACAATGGGTCAAGGATAACATTGGAGCGTTCGGTGGAGACCCTGATCAAGTAACTATTTTCGGTGAATCAGCAGGGGCGATGAGTGTCGGAACATTACTTGCCACTCCAAAAGCAAAAGGGTTGTTCGCAAAAGCCATTCTCCAAAGTGGAGCAGCAAATCATGTCATTGATTTGAATCAAGCGACAAAGAATGCTGAGTTTTTACTAAACATCCTAAATATGAATAAAAATGAAATAAAAAAACTAGAAGAATTACCTGCTGAACAGCTTATTGAGGCTTCTAATAAATTACCAATGATGAGTTTAATACCGGTTATTGATGGCGTTGTTTTACCGAAGCATCCGAAAGAATTACTGAAGGAAGGATCTGCTAGTAATATACCTATCTTAATTGGTACGAATAAAGATGAGTATCGTCTATTTACATTCTTTGATCCAATTTGGAAAAAGAACGATCCAATAGAAATAGAAAAAATATTTCAACGAACGTTTAGGAATCGTTGGAGTGCAATCGCTGAACAATTCACCACCGATGAAAGAGAATTAAATCAAATCTTATACGATCAATTAATGACAATGATAACTTTCACATCTCCAGCCTATCAACTAGCTGAATTACAAGTGAAAAATAATGCACCGGTTTGGATGTATCGTTTTGATTGGGAATCAAGAGCGTTTGCTGGTCAACTTAAATCTTGTCATGCGCTTGAAATTCCATTTGTGTGGAATACGATAAACAAACCTGGAATCGAAAATTTTACTGGAATTTCTCCTGACCGTAATGAACTTGCATCTAAAATGCATCATGCGTGGATTGCCTTTGCACGGTCCGGTAATCCGAATACAACTGACTTACCAGACTGGTCAAGTTATGATCTTGATAATCGAACAACAATGATCTTTGATACGATGTGTAAAGTTACTTGCGACCCAGATCGTGACGCGCGAATCAAATGGGAAAATATAATTAACTCCTAA
- a CDS encoding GGDEF domain-containing protein yields the protein MFHYFLRNLHFHIIETWIERSNKEHWSMSMVNFDLDHFKMINDTWGHVRGDELLRQIAELVSKIIRKTDLFARHGGEEFCIVIERCDLSGAANIAEKIRRHLS from the coding sequence ATGTTTCACTATTTTTTGAGAAATCTCCACTTCCATATTATTGAGACATGGATTGAACGATCTAATAAAGAGCATTGGTCTATGTCAATGGTCAATTTTGATCTTGACCATTTTAAAATGATTAATGATACATGGGGTCATGTAAGAGGGGACGAATTATTAAGACAAATTGCAGAGTTGGTAAGTAAGATCATTCGAAAAACGGATTTATTTGCAAGACATGGCGGGGAAGAGTTTTGTATCGTTATAGAACGATGTGATTTATCGGGTGCTGCTAATATTGCAGAAAAAATTAGGCGACATTTAAGCTGA
- a CDS encoding prephenate dehydrogenase — translation MRKRVLLIGTGLIGGSIALSIRNTNESLIVGFDINKEQAQKAYELKVIDQVVENIQLEAELADLIILASPVEETIKIMQQLASFQLKESVLITDVGSTKKNIMNLANELWNGNVTFIGGHPMAGSHKTGVESAKAHLLENAFYVLTPQLCTSYEKIEELKQWLRGTKANFLVLDPNEHDYLVGVVSHFPHIIAAGLVSHVKKHSSKNPFISMLAAGGFRDITRIASSSPRMWKDIVLQNRENILTLLDDWEMEIKNIQSIIQTGNEHIITKYFEEAKVYRDALPVRSKGAIPAYYDLYVDVIDKTGAIAQITGLIASQEIDITNLNIMEAREGLLGVLRVSFQKEEDLIRARQVLEEHEYKTY, via the coding sequence GTGAGAAAAAGAGTACTTTTAATAGGAACTGGACTCATCGGTGGTTCAATTGCTCTTTCGATTAGAAATACGAATGAATCTTTAATCGTTGGATTTGATATTAATAAAGAACAAGCTCAAAAAGCATACGAGCTAAAAGTCATTGATCAAGTTGTCGAAAATATTCAATTGGAAGCTGAACTAGCAGACCTTATTATATTAGCCTCACCTGTAGAAGAAACGATTAAAATTATGCAACAATTAGCTAGTTTTCAACTGAAAGAATCGGTTCTGATTACAGATGTTGGCAGTACAAAAAAAAATATAATGAATTTAGCAAATGAACTGTGGAATGGAAATGTAACGTTTATTGGTGGTCATCCAATGGCTGGTTCCCATAAGACTGGTGTTGAAAGTGCTAAAGCTCACCTATTGGAAAATGCCTTCTATGTTTTAACGCCCCAATTATGTACGTCTTATGAAAAAATTGAAGAATTAAAACAGTGGCTTCGAGGAACAAAAGCTAATTTTCTTGTATTGGATCCAAATGAGCATGATTATCTTGTCGGTGTTGTCAGTCATTTTCCACATATTATTGCAGCCGGCTTAGTTTCGCATGTGAAAAAACATTCTAGTAAAAACCCATTTATTAGTATGTTAGCTGCTGGTGGATTCCGAGATATTACGAGAATTGCATCTAGCAGTCCACGAATGTGGAAAGATATTGTGTTACAGAATCGAGAAAATATATTAACATTGCTCGATGATTGGGAGATGGAGATTAAGAATATCCAAAGTATTATTCAAACAGGAAATGAGCATATTATTACTAAGTATTTTGAAGAAGCAAAAGTTTATCGTGATGCATTACCAGTTCGTTCGAAAGGTGCAATACCAGCTTATTATGATTTGTACGTTGATGTGATTGATAAAACGGGTGCAATCGCACAGATTACTGGGTTGATTGCTAGTCAAGAAATTGATATTACGAATTTAAATATAATGGAAGCAAGAGAAGGATTGCTCGGTGTGCTCCGTGTAAGTTTTCAAAAGGAAGAAGATTTAATTAGAGCTCGTCAAGTGTTAGAAGAACATGAATATAAAACATATTAA
- a CDS encoding bifunctional 3-deoxy-7-phosphoheptulonate synthase/chorismate mutase has protein sequence MSSQHLSNLRDRIDQINLQILELLNERGKIVQEIGEEKKKQGTNRFDPVRERESLDLILKYHDGPYEVSTIKHIFKEIFKASLELQETDYEKTLLVSRKAHPENTIVKVGTETIGDGVQRFIMGPCAVESYEQVRQVALAMKEHGLTLLRGGAYKPRTSPYDFQGLGVEGLKILREVADEVGMSVVTEIVTPQDVEQALEYVDVIQVGARNMQNFELLKTVGSVKKPVLLKRGLSATISEFINAAEYIISRGNNQIILCERGIRTYEKATRNTLDISAVPILKKETHLPVAVDVTHSTGRRDLLLPTAKAALAIGADLVMAEVHPDPAVALSDSLQQMDIPQFNEFINELESFKAKLV, from the coding sequence ATGAGTTCACAACATTTATCAAATTTACGTGATCGGATTGACCAAATCAACTTGCAAATTTTAGAACTATTAAATGAACGCGGGAAGATTGTTCAAGAAATTGGAGAAGAGAAGAAAAAACAAGGAACGAATCGGTTTGATCCAGTACGTGAACGTGAGTCCCTTGACCTAATTCTAAAATATCATGACGGGCCTTATGAGGTTTCAACAATTAAACATATTTTTAAAGAAATTTTTAAAGCGAGCCTAGAACTTCAAGAAACAGATTATGAAAAGACATTACTCGTTTCTAGAAAAGCACATCCAGAAAATACAATTGTTAAGGTTGGTACCGAAACAATTGGTGACGGTGTACAACGTTTTATTATGGGTCCGTGTGCTGTTGAGTCTTACGAACAAGTTCGACAAGTTGCTCTAGCTATGAAAGAACACGGATTAACGTTATTAAGAGGTGGAGCATACAAGCCACGTACTTCTCCATATGATTTCCAAGGTCTAGGTGTGGAAGGTTTAAAAATTTTACGTGAAGTTGCTGATGAAGTTGGTATGTCAGTCGTAACTGAAATTGTCACCCCACAAGATGTTGAACAGGCTTTAGAATATGTTGATGTTATTCAAGTTGGGGCACGTAATATGCAAAACTTTGAATTATTAAAAACAGTCGGTAGTGTGAAAAAACCAGTATTATTGAAACGTGGACTTTCTGCAACGATTTCTGAATTCATTAATGCGGCAGAATACATCATTTCACGAGGAAACAATCAAATAATTTTATGTGAGCGTGGAATCCGGACATATGAAAAAGCAACAAGAAACACATTAGACATCTCAGCAGTTCCAATCTTGAAAAAGGAAACACATTTACCGGTTGCAGTTGATGTAACACATTCTACAGGAAGACGAGATCTTCTTCTTCCCACAGCAAAAGCAGCTTTAGCTATTGGTGCTGATTTAGTAATGGCAGAAGTTCACCCAGACCCAGCTGTTGCATTATCTGATTCATTACAACAAATGGATATTCCTCAATTCAACGAATTTATCAATGAACTTGAATCATTCAAAGCAAAACTTGTTTAA
- a CDS encoding aldehyde dehydrogenase family protein has translation MSQLTIQLLEKVEKFLTGTKKLYINGEFVESAEGKTFECYNPATGEVLATVYEAGLEDIDRAVKAARVAFDEGPWSHMNAAERSRLMYKLADLMEEHRAELAQLETLDNGKPIRETSNADIPLAIEHMRYYAGWSTKIVGQTIPVAGPYFNYTRHEAVGVVGQIIPWNFPLLMAMWKLGAALATGCTVVLKPAEQTPLSALYLAELIDEAGFPKGVVNIVPGFGETAGQPLVDHPQVDKIAFTGSTEVGKSIMRNASKTLKRVTLELGGKSPNIILPDADLTRAIPGALNGVMFNQGQVCCAGSRVFIQKKNYDNVVSDMVSHAQNIKQGFGLKADTEMGPLVSTEQQNRVLGYIEKGLEEGAELLTGGNNPFEQGYFVEPTIFANVNDEMTIAKEEIFGPVISALPYEDLDDLIARANNSDYGLAAGVWTRDVGKAHYIASKLRAGTVWVNCYNVFDAASPFGGFKQSGFGREMGSYALNNYTEVKSVWVSMR, from the coding sequence ATGAGCCAATTAACGATTCAATTGCTAGAAAAAGTAGAGAAATTTTTAACAGGTACAAAAAAGTTGTACATTAATGGTGAATTTGTTGAAAGTGCGGAAGGAAAAACATTTGAATGTTATAATCCTGCTACAGGAGAAGTGTTGGCTACTGTGTATGAGGCTGGATTAGAGGATATTGATCGAGCTGTAAAAGCAGCTAGAGTTGCTTTTGATGAGGGTCCATGGTCGCACATGAACGCAGCAGAAAGAAGCCGACTCATGTATAAACTAGCAGATTTAATGGAAGAACATCGTGCAGAATTGGCTCAACTAGAAACACTTGATAATGGAAAACCGATCCGTGAAACATCAAATGCAGACATACCGTTAGCAATCGAACATATGCGTTATTATGCTGGTTGGTCAACGAAAATTGTTGGTCAAACAATTCCTGTTGCAGGACCATATTTTAACTACACAAGACATGAAGCAGTCGGAGTAGTCGGGCAAATTATCCCGTGGAACTTCCCATTACTTATGGCTATGTGGAAGTTAGGGGCAGCTCTTGCCACTGGTTGTACGGTTGTTTTAAAACCAGCTGAGCAAACACCACTTTCGGCTTTATACTTAGCTGAATTAATTGATGAAGCAGGATTTCCAAAGGGTGTTGTTAATATTGTCCCTGGATTTGGTGAGACTGCCGGTCAACCTTTAGTTGATCACCCACAAGTTGACAAAATTGCTTTTACTGGTTCTACCGAGGTAGGAAAATCTATTATGCGAAATGCATCAAAAACATTAAAAAGAGTGACGCTAGAATTAGGTGGTAAGTCACCAAATATTATTTTACCAGACGCTGACTTAACACGTGCCATTCCAGGTGCATTAAATGGCGTGATGTTCAACCAAGGTCAAGTATGTTGTGCTGGTTCCCGTGTTTTCATACAGAAAAAAAATTATGATAACGTTGTAAGTGACATGGTTAGCCATGCGCAAAATATTAAACAAGGTTTTGGTTTGAAAGCTGATACAGAAATGGGACCACTAGTCTCAACTGAACAACAAAACCGTGTGTTAGGATATATTGAGAAAGGCTTAGAGGAAGGTGCTGAGCTTCTCACGGGAGGAAATAATCCTTTTGAACAAGGTTATTTTGTCGAACCAACAATTTTTGCAAATGTTAATGATGAAATGACAATTGCGAAAGAGGAAATTTTTGGACCAGTTATATCAGCTTTACCGTATGAGGATCTTGATGATTTAATCGCTCGTGCAAATAATAGTGATTATGGATTAGCAGCTGGTGTGTGGACACGAGATGTCGGAAAAGCACATTATATTGCTAGTAAATTACGAGCGGGTACGGTATGGGTGAACTGTTATAATGTGTTTGATGCAGCTAGTCCTTTTGGTGGTTTTAAACAATCTGGTTTTGGTCGGGAAATGGGATCATATGCATTAAATAACTATACTGAAGTAAAAAGTGTATGGGTATCGATGCGCTAA
- a CDS encoding FAD-binding oxidoreductase: MGSGNKLNKVVTNQLVEELKNFLDVDRVSQNSTVLEQHSKDESYHTPSLPDVVVFPKTKEEVSQIMKLATKYETAVVPFGIGSSLEGHVIPLKHGVSIDFTRMNEIVEVREKDLLVKVQPGVTRTQLNKALKKYGLFFPIDPGADATLGGMAATSASGTTSVRYGTMRDQVQNLEIVLADGTIVHTGNLAVKSSSGYHLNSLFVGSEGTLGCFTELTLKVYGIPEFTIAHRAVFTNFEDAVEAVTVIRQTGIPVARVEFVDVESIRVVNKFEGTNFPELPTLFFEFQGNKSGLMEDVKLTKQILDDFHCVDFLQETDNAKRNQLWKVRHNMAYSFIHMYRDRKLMSTDVAVPISELAGAITFGEHILKDSGLPGGIVGHVGDGNFHICLMINPNHSEDIERANYLNEKIVEYALAKGGTCTGEHGVGIGKKKYQQQEHGQSLEIMKKIKAALDPKGILNPGKIL, from the coding sequence ATGGGGAGTGGGAATAAATTGAATAAGGTTGTGACTAATCAGCTGGTTGAAGAACTAAAGAATTTTTTAGATGTAGATCGGGTAAGTCAAAATTCAACTGTTCTAGAGCAACATAGTAAAGATGAATCCTATCATACACCGAGCTTGCCAGATGTTGTTGTTTTTCCAAAAACGAAAGAAGAAGTTAGTCAAATTATGAAACTGGCAACGAAATATGAAACAGCAGTTGTTCCTTTTGGCATTGGTTCAAGTTTAGAGGGACATGTCATCCCTTTAAAACATGGTGTGTCGATTGATTTTACACGGATGAATGAAATTGTTGAAGTTCGTGAAAAAGACTTATTAGTGAAGGTTCAACCCGGAGTAACAAGAACTCAGTTAAACAAAGCATTAAAAAAATATGGGCTCTTTTTTCCAATTGATCCAGGCGCAGATGCAACGTTAGGTGGTATGGCTGCCACCTCAGCTAGTGGTACGACATCTGTTCGATACGGTACGATGCGTGATCAAGTTCAAAATTTAGAAATTGTCCTTGCTGATGGAACGATCGTTCATACAGGAAATTTAGCGGTAAAATCCTCCTCAGGCTATCATTTAAATAGTTTGTTCGTTGGTTCAGAAGGGACGTTAGGCTGCTTTACAGAATTAACGTTAAAAGTATACGGAATACCAGAATTCACAATTGCTCATCGAGCGGTATTTACAAACTTTGAAGATGCTGTAGAAGCAGTTACGGTCATTCGACAAACAGGTATTCCAGTTGCTCGAGTCGAATTTGTTGATGTGGAATCAATACGTGTAGTTAATAAATTTGAAGGTACAAATTTTCCTGAGTTGCCTACATTATTTTTCGAGTTTCAAGGAAATAAGTCGGGGTTGATGGAAGATGTAAAATTAACGAAACAAATTTTAGATGATTTTCATTGTGTTGACTTCCTTCAAGAGACTGACAATGCTAAACGTAATCAATTATGGAAAGTTCGGCACAATATGGCCTATTCTTTTATCCATATGTATCGTGATCGGAAACTCATGTCGACCGATGTTGCTGTACCAATTTCGGAACTTGCAGGTGCAATAACATTTGGAGAACATATTTTAAAGGATAGTGGTTTACCGGGTGGAATTGTTGGTCATGTAGGGGATGGAAATTTCCATATTTGTTTAATGATTAATCCTAATCACTCTGAAGATATTGAGCGGGCTAATTACCTTAATGAGAAAATTGTCGAGTATGCATTAGCGAAAGGGGGGACATGTACCGGGGAACATGGCGTCGGAATTGGAAAAAAGAAATATCAACAACAAGAGCACGGTCAGTCACTTGAAATTATGAAAAAAATTAAGGCAGCATTAGACCCTAAAGGAATATTAAATCCTGGAAAAATATTATAG
- a CDS encoding nitroreductase family protein, whose amino-acid sequence MTDVKKFRKPTHEIDDIFINRWSPRSFSEQKIPKDILLSLFEAARWAPSAFNIQPWRFIIAHTKESREKFYSFISESNLSWCKKAPVLTLIISEKENDRGENRSHSFDAGTAWGFLSLQAIKCGLITHPMSGFDFEKARKVLEIPDNYEIQACIAIGYQSDRENLPKQLQEREEPNGRRPLEESIFDGEFGKTF is encoded by the coding sequence ATTACTGATGTAAAAAAATTCAGAAAACCCACACACGAAATTGATGATATCTTTATTAATCGTTGGTCACCAAGATCATTTTCAGAACAGAAGATTCCTAAAGATATTTTACTATCGCTTTTTGAAGCAGCTCGTTGGGCGCCTTCTGCATTTAATATTCAACCTTGGCGTTTTATTATCGCCCATACAAAAGAATCACGAGAAAAGTTTTATTCATTTATTAGTGAGTCTAATTTATCTTGGTGTAAAAAAGCACCTGTTCTTACACTCATCATTTCAGAAAAAGAAAATGATCGAGGAGAAAATAGATCCCATTCATTCGATGCAGGGACAGCTTGGGGCTTTCTTTCATTACAAGCGATTAAATGTGGTCTAATTACACATCCAATGTCTGGATTTGATTTTGAAAAAGCAAGAAAAGTTCTTGAAATTCCTGATAACTATGAAATTCAAGCATGTATTGCAATTGGTTACCAGAGCGATCGAGAAAACTTACCAAAACAATTACAAGAACGTGAAGAACCAAACGGACGTAGACCATTAGAAGAATCAATTTTTGATGGAGAATTTGGTAAAACCTTTTAA
- a CDS encoding ZIP family metal transporter translates to MVDFFQNLHPVVQTLLATLFTYGMTALGAGLVFATRGMSQKLLDGMLGFAAGVMIAASYWSLLGPSIEMSENSGALAWFPAASGFLLGGIFLWGIDKVLPHLHPNMPMGQAEGYHPTSRKRSTLLVLAITLHNIPEGLAVGIAFGAVANGTSDATLAGALALAIGIGIQNFPEGAAVSLPLRGEGMSKGKSFFYGQFSGFVEPIAAIIGCISVTYIQPILPYALSFAAGAMIFVVAEEVIPGSQERGNKDLAAMSLMVGFTIMMILDVALG, encoded by the coding sequence ATGGTTGATTTTTTTCAAAATTTACATCCAGTAGTGCAAACCCTTTTGGCAACATTATTTACATATGGTATGACGGCTTTAGGAGCTGGTTTAGTTTTTGCGACGAGGGGAATGAGTCAAAAGCTTCTCGATGGGATGTTAGGGTTTGCGGCAGGAGTCATGATTGCAGCCAGCTATTGGTCATTACTCGGTCCGTCGATTGAAATGTCGGAAAACTCAGGGGCTCTAGCATGGTTTCCTGCAGCCAGTGGTTTTTTACTAGGTGGAATATTTTTATGGGGTATTGATAAAGTTCTCCCACATTTACATCCGAATATGCCGATGGGCCAGGCTGAAGGATATCATCCAACTAGCCGAAAGAGGAGTACATTATTAGTTTTGGCTATCACATTACACAACATTCCAGAAGGGTTGGCGGTTGGGATTGCTTTTGGCGCAGTTGCGAATGGAACAAGTGATGCAACATTAGCAGGGGCTTTAGCTTTAGCAATAGGTATTGGTATTCAAAACTTTCCAGAAGGTGCAGCCGTTTCACTACCGTTACGGGGAGAGGGAATGTCGAAAGGAAAGAGCTTTTTCTACGGTCAGTTTTCTGGTTTTGTTGAGCCGATAGCAGCAATTATTGGTTGTATCTCTGTTACTTATATACAACCAATATTACCGTATGCATTAAGTTTTGCGGCAGGTGCAATGATTTTTGTAGTAGCTGAAGAAGTAATTCCCGGCTCACAAGAACGGGGGAATAAAGATCTTGCGGCGATGAGTTTAATGGTCGGGTTTACAATAATGATGATTTTAGATGTTGCATTAGGATAA
- a CDS encoding alpha/beta hydrolase, giving the protein MQSPFVFELKKPTYLKENKKYPALFMMHGMGSNEQDLLPLVEGFQETMFIFSLRGPFIQPPGYAFFRMEELGKPDRQSFVDTINKIDDFLKFTIQSYPIDEKQVYLLGFSQGAMLATSLSIKLSDSIKGVVALSGYIPSFVQDEYREQPLQNLHLFLSHGEQDPVLPFQWGVSSYNYLKEHGANITFKSYPAGHWVTQENFEDIRSWLSEALKQ; this is encoded by the coding sequence ATGCAGTCACCATTTGTATTTGAATTAAAAAAGCCAACTTACTTAAAGGAAAACAAAAAATATCCAGCGCTTTTTATGATGCATGGAATGGGAAGTAATGAACAAGATTTACTACCACTCGTCGAAGGATTTCAAGAAACAATGTTTATTTTTAGTCTTCGTGGACCATTTATTCAACCACCAGGATATGCTTTTTTTAGAATGGAAGAATTAGGAAAACCAGATCGTCAAAGCTTTGTTGATACGATAAATAAAATTGATGATTTTCTAAAATTCACAATTCAGTCGTACCCAATTGACGAGAAGCAAGTATATTTGCTCGGATTTAGTCAAGGTGCAATGTTAGCAACATCATTAAGTATCAAGTTGAGTGATTCAATTAAAGGGGTTGTTGCGTTAAGCGGATATATTCCGAGTTTTGTTCAAGATGAGTACCGAGAACAACCATTACAAAATCTCCATCTATTTTTATCCCATGGAGAACAAGATCCAGTACTACCATTCCAATGGGGTGTTTCCAGCTACAACTATTTAAAAGAACATGGGGCGAATATTACCTTTAAATCTTATCCAGCTGGCCACTGGGTTACACAAGAAAATTTTGAAGATATCCGTTCGTGGTTAAGTGAAGCATTGAAACAGTGA